From Bacteroides uniformis:
TCGACTCCTATATCATGGGAAACTCCTGCACTATGGCTTATCAATGCCATGAATGGGAGAAATACCTCCACGGCGGAAGAGCCGTACGGCTATTCGGAAATGCCGAAAGCCTTGCCGCCGTCTGCCTGAAGCTGAAGGCACTGGACAAGGCAGGTGCAACAATCAAGAACCTACTGCTGATTATCGACAAGGAATCATTGCACAACGACCGTTGCCTCACCGGACATTCCAACATTCTGCCGCCCGCCATATCGGGAATAAGCAGCTTCAAGTTTCAGAAGGAATTCTGCCAAGCCTTCTTCTACCCGAACTTTCTCTTCCCCTATCTGGACTACAAGCTGTTCCATACCTATCGCCCTTACATGAAAGGGGTTATAAACCCCTATGGCTCCACCCGAAACCCGGTAACCAATGACGTGTTAAATCCCAGAGAGAAAATGATAAAGGAAGAGGGAGATAAGTACTGGGAAAACCGGAAAGGAGAATTCACCAAAGAGAAAATGAAGAATTATAGAGACGGGAAATACCGGGAAGCCCCCCAAGTGCTCAGGGAAAAGCAAATCAATCTGTTGCAGGAAATAAAGTGGATTTGCCGGAAACATGATACCGATGTAAAAATCATTATCAGTCCCGACTACCTGCAAGTCAACATAAACCCTGCCGACGTAAAGACACTGAAGCGCTTCTTCGGAAAACGGAATGTATTTGATTTCACCGGTATCAACGAATACACGGAAGACATCCACAATTATTATGAACCGGGTCATTATAGGCCCGCACTTGGGAAAAGGCTGATGGAAAAGATATATGAACCTTATATCTTGTCACCGAACGCCAAATCTCCGGCATCTCCCAGCCCGGGAACGATATAGGAATGCTCGTTCATCTCCGGGTCGATTGCTGCACACCACAAGGTCACTTCATCTCCAGGGAACAGCTTTTCCAGATGCTCTACGCCCTGCTGGCTGGCTATGACACAAGCTATCTGCAACTTGGCCGGCATCCCCTTGGTGACGAAGGCCTTCCAGGCCAATTCCATACTTTCTCCCGTGGCAAGCATCGGGTCTACAATCAATAATGTCTTCTTGGACAAATCCGGAGTAGCGATGTATTCGATGTGTACATCCACCGTACGGCATTCCTTATCCTTATAATAACGGTAAGCGGAAACAAAAGCATTCCCGGCATGGTCGAACATATTCAAAAACCCAGTATGCAAGGGCAGCCCAGCACGGAAAACAGTGGCAATCACCACCTCGTCATCGGGTGTGCTGACCGACGCCACTCCCAAGGGAGTCTGTACCTGCTTGACAGAATACGTCAGTTCCTTACTCATTTCATACGCCATTATCTCTCCAATGCGTTCAATATTACGGCGGAAACGCATACGGTCGCCCTGGACTGCTACATCACGAATTTCTGCCACGTATTGGTTCAAGACAGAATTTGTCTCGGCAAAGTTGATAACCTTCATAATTATAGAATGTTTTGATGTGCAAAGTAAACGAATTTCACCCAATTTGCAACATTCAGTTAGCAGATATTGTTATGGTTTTATAAAAGATTTCCTATTAGAGAAAAATTTCTCTAATAGAGCTTTTCTTTAAAAAGAAAGTATTACTTTTGTAGGCGAAAAACAAGGGACCTGCTGAAAAGCAGGAAAAAAAGAGCTTTTCTACACCCGTTTTTCCTTGTAAATCAAAGGTAAAAGAGATTAAGGAAAGAGATTATAAACCAAATACCAACATTTTAAATCATTAAAAGAAATGGCAAATTTAGATTTAAGCAAGTACGGTATCCAAGACGTGAAGGAAATTATCCACAACCCGTCTTACGATGTACTGTTCGCAGAAGAAACCAAACCAGGTTTGGAAGGTTTTGAAAAAGGTCAGGTAACTGAACTGGGTGCTGTAAATGTAATGACAGGTATCTATACCGGTCGTTCTCCTAAAGATAAATTCTTCGTAATGAATGAAGCCAGCAAGGATTCTGTATGGTGGACTTCTGAAGAATACAAAAACGACAACAAACCTTGCTCTGAAGAAGCTTGGGCTGACCTAAAGGCTAAGGCTGTAAAGGAATTGAGCGGCAAGCGTCTGTTCGTTGTTGATACTTTCTGTGGCGCCAACCCCGCTACTCGTATGAAAGTACGTTTCATCATGGAAGTGGCATGGCAGGCTCACTTCGTAACTAACATGTTCATCCGCCCGACTGCTGAAGAACTGGCTAACTACGGAGAACCCGATTTCGTATCATTCAACGCTTCTAAGGCAAAAGTTGACAACTACAAGGAACTGGGTCTGAACTCTGAAACAGCTACTGTATTCAACTTGAAGACCAACGAACAGGTTATCTTGAACACTTGGTACGGTGGTGAAATGAAGAAGGGTATGTTCTCTATCATGAACTACAAGAACCCGTTGCGTGGTATCGCTTCTATGCACTGCTCTGCCAACACTAACATGGAAGGTACTGACTCTGCTATCTTCTTCGGTCTGTCCGGTACTGGTAAGACTACCTTGTCAACTGACCCGAAACGTCTGTTGATCGGTGACGATGAACACGGATGGGATGACGAAGGTGTATTCAACTACGAAGGTGGTTGCTACGCTAAGGTTATTAACTTGGATAAAGAAAGCGAACCCGATATCTACGCTGCCATCAAGCGTGACGCTCTGTTGGAGAATGTTACAGTAGCTGCTGACGGTAAGATTGACTTCGCTGACAAGAGCGTAACAGAAAACACTCGTGTTTCTTATCCTATCTACCACATCAATAACATTGTTAAACCGGTTTCTAAGGGTCCTCACGCTCACCAGGTAATCTTCTTGTCTGCTGACGCATTCGGTGTATTACCTCCGGTATCTATCTTGAACCCTGAACAAGCTCAGTACTACTTCTTGTCTGGCTTTACTGCTAAGTTGGCTGGTACAGAACGTGGTATCACTGAACCGACTCCGACATTCTCTGCTTGCTTCGGTGCTGCTTTCCTGAGCCTGCATCCTACTAAATATGCAGAAGAATTGGTTAAGAAGATGAACAAGGTTGG
This genomic window contains:
- the upp gene encoding uracil phosphoribosyltransferase, which translates into the protein MKVINFAETNSVLNQYVAEIRDVAVQGDRMRFRRNIERIGEIMAYEMSKELTYSVKQVQTPLGVASVSTPDDEVVIATVFRAGLPLHTGFLNMFDHAGNAFVSAYRYYKDKECRTVDVHIEYIATPDLSKKTLLIVDPMLATGESMELAWKAFVTKGMPAKLQIACVIASQQGVEHLEKLFPGDEVTLWCAAIDPEMNEHSYIVPGLGDAGDLAFGDKI
- the pckA gene encoding phosphoenolpyruvate carboxykinase (ATP), producing the protein MANLDLSKYGIQDVKEIIHNPSYDVLFAEETKPGLEGFEKGQVTELGAVNVMTGIYTGRSPKDKFFVMNEASKDSVWWTSEEYKNDNKPCSEEAWADLKAKAVKELSGKRLFVVDTFCGANPATRMKVRFIMEVAWQAHFVTNMFIRPTAEELANYGEPDFVSFNASKAKVDNYKELGLNSETATVFNLKTNEQVILNTWYGGEMKKGMFSIMNYKNPLRGIASMHCSANTNMEGTDSAIFFGLSGTGKTTLSTDPKRLLIGDDEHGWDDEGVFNYEGGCYAKVINLDKESEPDIYAAIKRDALLENVTVAADGKIDFADKSVTENTRVSYPIYHINNIVKPVSKGPHAHQVIFLSADAFGVLPPVSILNPEQAQYYFLSGFTAKLAGTERGITEPTPTFSACFGAAFLSLHPTKYAEELVKKMNKVGAKAYLVNTGWNGSGKRISIKDTRGIIDAILDGSIDKAPTKVIPFFDFVVPTELPNVDPKILDPRDTYECACQWEEKAKDLAGRFIKNFAKFTGNEAGKALVAAGPKL